In Anthocerotibacter panamensis C109, the sequence CTCCGTCAGCGGCAGTCACTACGTCGTAGCCGATCATCGAGAGACGGGTTTCGAGAATCCGCCGGATGCTTGCTTCATCGTCTACAACCAGAATTTTTTCCTTAGTATTGCTCAAGTCTCACCATCCTCACCAGAATTGTCGTTGACGCTTCGCACACAACTTGAACTTCATCCCAGATCGGGGGAGAACTGACCTATAGGCCGCTCGATTATCCAATTCCCCCTCACACCAGTTTGCACGGGCACGCTTGGGGCGGAGTTGACTTCCTTTCCCACCCGGTAAACTGCATTCAATATTATTTATTAGTGTATCAAAAAAGTATTAAAAATTCGTATTTTTTGGGGCTCTGTAGTAATTTTTAGGCTGATTTCAATTAGAGGCCCTATTTGCGGGGATCAGTATAGCGAGCAGAGCAGTTGATGATACATATCTTATATTTTCTTTACACTTGCTATTAGTAAGCTTTTTTACCTATGCCTCTTGACAACTCCGGTAAAGTAGGTGAAGTCTTTCACTTTTCGTCATGATGTTATTGGATCAACCCTTGACCCTGCTTGCCTCAGGAGGGGGAGCTGAGTCCCTGGCTGGGGTTCTTTTTGCCCTGCTGGTCATCTATACGGCGAGCAAACTCGGTGGAGAACTGGCCGTGCGGGTGAATTTGCCCGCGGTGCTCGGAGAACTGGTGCTAGGGGTCTTGGTAGGGGTCTCTGGGCTAGGTTTGATCCGAGGGGATGGGGCATTTATCGAGATTTTAGCCGAGTTGGGAGTGATCATCCTGCTTTTTGAGATTGGATTGGAATCGGACCTCAAAGAACTGTTGCGCGTCGGACCTCAGGCAGCCTTGGTGGCGGTGACTGGGGTGGTGGCCCCCTTTGCCCTCGGTACCGGCGGACTGATGTTTATTTTCGGCGTAGGGGTCATCCCTGCGGTCTTTGCGGGAGCAGCATTGACGGCGACCTCGATTGGAATAACAGCCCGAGTCCTCGCGGATGTGCAGCGCCTCAATTCGACCGAAGGCCAGATCATCATCGGTGCGGCGGTGATGGACGATATCCTGGGCATTATTATTCTGGCTGTAGTTTCGGGGCTAGCCAGTCGGGGGGAAGTGCAGCCCTTCCAGGTAGGTGGAATCGTCGTGGCTGCCGTGGGCTTTCTGGTCGTGGCGATTGCGGTGGGACGTTGGGCAGCGCCTTATTTCATGCGGGTGGTGAATGCGCTCAAGACGCGTGGAGACTTGCTCATTGCCTCTTTGCTCTTTGCGTTGGGACTGGCCTATATTGCTACGGTGATTGGCTCTGAGGCGATCTTAGGAGCCTTTGCTGCGGGGCTGGTCCTCGCCGAAACTGATAAGAAGGAGACCCTGGAGGAGCGCTTGCGCCCCGTGGCGGATGTATTCGTCCCGGTTTTTTTTGTACTGGTGGGGGCCAAGACAAATTTGGGGGTCCTCAATCCTTTCAATCCGCAGGACCGAGAAGGGCTAATTGTGGCGTGTTTCTTAATCCTGGCGGCGGTGGTCGGCAAAGTGGTGACCGGTCTGGTGGTCTTCGGCCCGCCGGTGAACCGCTGGGCTATCGGCGTAGGGATGGTTCCGCGCGGAGAGGTGGGGCTGATCTTCGCTGGGGTGGGCTCCGCTAGTGGCGTCCTCCCACCGAGTCTGGACGCTGCGCTCATCGTCATGGTTATCGTCACTACGTTTATGGCTCCGCCCCTGTTGCGTCTG encodes:
- a CDS encoding cation:proton antiporter, coding for MMLLDQPLTLLASGGGAESLAGVLFALLVIYTASKLGGELAVRVNLPAVLGELVLGVLVGVSGLGLIRGDGAFIEILAELGVIILLFEIGLESDLKELLRVGPQAALVAVTGVVAPFALGTGGLMFIFGVGVIPAVFAGAALTATSIGITARVLADVQRLNSTEGQIIIGAAVMDDILGIIILAVVSGLASRGEVQPFQVGGIVVAAVGFLVVAIAVGRWAAPYFMRVVNALKTRGDLLIASLLFALGLAYIATVIGSEAILGAFAAGLVLAETDKKETLEERLRPVADVFVPVFFVLVGAKTNLGVLNPFNPQDREGLIVACFLILAAVVGKVVTGLVVFGPPVNRWAIGVGMVPRGEVGLIFAGVGSASGVLPPSLDAALIVMVIVTTFMAPPLLRLVFR